A genomic region of Acidobacteriota bacterium contains the following coding sequences:
- a CDS encoding GGDEF domain-containing protein: TWFQVLMAALALAVIVGVYRWRTYLLRRRTRELTVEVDKRTAELQDANRRLTHLATYDPLTGLLNRRAIMERLEEAAGPAGRGNRQFAAILVDLNKFKAVNDTLGHTAGDDVLREMAGKIQGCLRQGDVLGRYGGDEFLIFLPGADAGAVDAVASRIAALSYTASGDGTVITVTAACGGVAVPGMCAPILSALLAQADALMYTAKKAGPPGIATAAYQPPDS, translated from the coding sequence GACCTGGTTCCAGGTGCTGATGGCGGCGCTGGCCCTGGCCGTCATCGTAGGGGTGTATCGCTGGCGGACCTACCTCCTGCGGCGTCGCACCCGGGAGCTGACTGTCGAAGTAGACAAGCGGACCGCCGAGTTGCAGGACGCCAACCGACGCCTGACCCACCTGGCCACCTATGACCCGCTCACCGGCCTACTGAACCGCCGGGCCATCATGGAGCGGCTCGAGGAGGCCGCCGGTCCTGCCGGACGCGGCAACCGCCAGTTCGCCGCCATCCTGGTGGACCTGAACAAGTTCAAGGCGGTGAACGACACGTTGGGGCACACCGCCGGCGACGACGTGCTCCGCGAGATGGCCGGCAAGATCCAGGGGTGCCTGCGCCAGGGGGATGTCCTGGGCCGCTACGGAGGAGACGAATTCCTCATCTTTCTGCCGGGCGCCGATGCGGGGGCGGTGGATGCGGTCGCCAGCCGCATCGCCGCGCTGAGCTACACCGCCAGCGGCGACGGCACCGTCATCACCGTCACGGCGGCATGCGGCGGGGTGGCCGTTCCCGGCATGTGCGCGCCCATCCTCTCCGCCCTCCTGGCCCAGGCTGACGCGCTGATGTACACGGCTAAGAAGGCCGGTCCGCCGGGCATCGCCACCGCCGCCTATCAGCCGCCGGATTCCTGA